From the Chionomys nivalis chromosome 18, mChiNiv1.1, whole genome shotgun sequence genome, the window CTTTTTGTTTCCTCTTATGGTTActtgtaattttaaattaatgcttCCTgagttcattatttttcttttcgcAGGCAAAGTCCCATAGTACTTTTCAGTGTGGCATATGCCAAGGTACTGTTAGAGGTGCCCTATCGTATCATTCAAAACCAACAAAGACTGAGgatctagggagatggctcagttagtacaGCATTAGCCATGTAACAGTAAAGGCCTGATCTAATActgagcacccacataaaagctgggaagAAGACAGCATATATTCTCAGTACACTGGGTAATTAGAGACATGAAATTTCCTGGCACTTACTAGCCAGCCAATTTGGGctagtgagctctaggttcagtgacaGATCCTGATTTAGAAAATAAAGTGGTGAGTTATTGAAGTTATTGAGAGAGACACCTGATGTGGACCCCTAGCCTCTAGGTAGGATGTATGAGTGAGtaagtgaatgagtgtgtgtgacagagagaacacatgcacatgagagagtgcacatgcacacatgaaaaaaCTTGAGTTTGACCATTCAAGAAGTACCTAAATAGCATTTAGCTAAATGTTTGAAGTCATAGATAATCTTATAGTAagaatgtatttctttaaaagcGCACAACAAAATGGTATGATTGACTACTTTTATCCAGTCAAAGAGATATGGCCTCTCCAGATGAAGAAATAAGCACAAAACTAAGCTACCAAAAGAGGTCTTCTGGGTGATGATTCCTCTACCTGGCCGTGCTGGTATACAGGCTACTGGGAGCCTGGCTTGAAGAGGCGCTCGTGGTGGGGGTGGACTCATAATCAGAAAGGACAGGCTCTGACCCAAACTGCAATGCCCCAAACTGCAGATTTAGCCCTGAGATATCTGCTGAGCCAGGCATCTCCACAGCCAGAGCAGGAATCTACAAAGAAAGgtggggggggaagggggagggaggtgaTGTAATTGTTTAATACCATCTTTTTgtagaataaaaattatttcttacaattttaaatttccaAACACACCCTTAGACTGTATTTCCTTAAATCCCATAACTTCCCTGCCTTAAAACAATCTCTGAAAAGCTTAAGTACCTTAGATGTCAAGgaggttttcttcttttgttgtttcagTTTCTGTTGAGCCGGCTGAGGGCTGGAGGATTGGTTGTCTGAAGACCCCGGAGACATCTGTGGAGCCGAGGTGGATTTGCTTggcagaggagaagagggagggggaggtgcAGCTGTGGAGGTAGCCACTGCAGGTGGCTTCTCCTGAAGGAACACCTCCATCATGGTTGAAGATGGGGTGAATGCCTGGCGTTTTGAAAAAGGGCTGTGCACTGTTGAATCACTTGCACTCTTCAAATCTGCAAGAAGAAATCCAAATAAGAGGCCAGAGATATTGTTCTATACTAGTTCTAGGAATAAGACCTTCAGGTTTCAAGACTCCAgctagcaaaatggctcagttCAAAAAGAGTCTAGccacttgacataagctagagttatgttggaagaacctcagttgagaaaatatctccatcaGACTGACTGTTGGcaagtctgtagagcattttcttaaaaaccaaaaataaggaTTTACTTATTGTATGCGTATAGATACATGTCTATGGTTTCCTCTGAGACCCTGGGGCTGCAATTACCtattgttgtgagccactatgtgggtgctagaattgAATTTAGATCATCTGAAACAGTCACTGTTCTTAgttactgagccacctctccagacaaTGCATTTTCTCTCATGcgctctccttttcttcttctttttgagactgggtctctttgtagcactgactgtcctaaaactccTAGTATAGACCATGCTGTCCCAGCCTTGAACGTAAAAGGATCCACGTGCCTCTGtgtctgagattaaaggcatgcatcatacCTGGTCCACATTTTCTTAATAACTGACGTGAGAGGGtagtgtaagaaagcaggctaaagaagctatgaggagcaagtcagtaagcagtgttcctagACGGTCTCTGTTTTAGTTCCAACTTTCAAGTTACTGCATTGGCTTCCTCAGGAAGCCATGATCAGGACATTTAAGTCAAGTAAACTCTCTTTCAAAATTTACTTTTGGTCGTGTCTTTATCACACCAacaaaagcaaactaagacatgTACCATGGCACATACACACCCCAAATCTGTCCATCTACCCACTAACCCACTCAAATTGCATATAATCAGGAACTTTTAGGACAGAATCTCATTTTACTTCTACAGGTGATTATCACTGAGTTTTCAATAATGTAGTACATCCAATAAAATCAATAGCtagggggctggagtgatggctcagaggttaagagtattgcctgcttttccaaaggtcctgagttcaatacccagcaaccacatggtggctcacaaccatctgtaatgggtctggtgccctcttctggtctgcagacatacacacagaatattgtatatataataaataaataaatatttttaaaaaaatcaatagctaggcggtgggggcacatgcctttactctcAACACTCGTGAgtcagagctctgagtttgaggtcagtctggtctacagatcaagtcgcaagacacccagggctacacagagaaaccctgtcttgaaaaacacacaggggaaaaaaaaaaccgatACCATTGTTCTGCCTGTTTAATTATAGACGTGTATAGAGCCACACGTACAAATCATCCAAGTTTGAAGtataaaattttaagacaatCAAAGCCAtgagaacaaaagaaatattacttTCAAAACTGAAGAGAAATCTAAGAAGAATTTAGGGCTGGGTAAGCagtctcagtcagtaaagtactgtGCAAGTATATGGACCTGAATTCAACTCCTAGTAGTCATGTAAATAGGATGGGCACAGTGTCACACGTCTATGATcctagtgctggggaagcagacacAAAAGCATCTTCAGGGTTTGCTGGCTTTTCAGCTGAAACAAGGTTCAAGTTCCTTAAGAGACCACCTGAACACAATAGGAGGCTCTGGGGCAgtcagcctttaatcccaggaggcagaaggcagaaagaagaagatctctgtgaattggaagccaccctggtctatgcAAGAAATTCTAGACCAGTCAGAGccatcacaaaaacacaaactCTAAAGAGAATTCTCTCAAAATCACAGGTCAATAAAGAAACACAGAGCTAAAGCTAAACTCGATATATAGCCTCAAATTTTATTACCATGTAATTTTCCAGAATGTATTAAACAGTCCCCTGCTACGTTCTAGACAACAAATTTATGTgtaaaagatttgtcactcatcaTCTTACCATACTGCACCAGTGATGGCGATTGTGTTGTTGAGCCCATATCCCAAGAGGAGGTGGTGTTGCTTCCAGATTGAGAATGTTGAGCTGCCAGCTGAGCCAGGGCCTGTGCAGTTTTAAATTGCTCCAAGAACTGGGAGCCGGTTGTACTGCCACCTTTAGCTTCCCCAACATCACCAAATCCTTTCCCCAACATGCTCACCTGTATATCAACAAAGAGATTAGAAGTTTATAGTAGTAATCTTGCTCACCTTACACAAAGACAGACCAAAAGCCCATAGTTCAAATAAAGAATGCTACCAAGCAAAGGAGGATGGCAAATACCTATAGTCTCAGCTAATAAGAGTTTAAGATCAGCCATGTACAAGACAGTATGATgctgccaaaacaaacaaacaaaacaaaacaaaaaaaccttaagaGCTACCAGACCAAGTATgctgcattattattattattattatgagcaCACATTCTAGAGTCACAACACCTATATCCAaattctgagtttgtctttttgGGGAAATTACTCATAAActaaaataggaataaaagtAATACACATCATAAAGTTGTAGGAAGATGGAACATTTGTATTAAATATAGCATACACGGTACACAATAAGCACTAAAAAATGTAGTTCATATATCAGTTACAAAATAAatctaaggccgggcggtggtggcgcacgcctttaatcccagcacttgggaggcagaggcaggcggatctttgtgagttcgagaccagcctggtctacaagagctagttccaggacaggctccaaaaccacagagaaaccctgtctcgaaaaaaccaaaaaaaaataaataaataaaaaataaataaatgaatgaatgaataaatctaaagaaaagcatggtggtatatgtctgaaattaaataactcaaaaaaaatcctGAGGCAGAAGGAACACACAATACAGAGCAGTACCCCAtccgaaaaaataaaaaaaaaaaagaaatctcagcacttgggaggtaagaGGATAATGAGCTTGTAGCCAGTGTGAGATACATAGACAAAATGAATGAGAGCCATTAAAACCTATTACCACCATACTACCAGTAGGGATAAACCTTGGTAAGTGGAGAATATTCCAAACTTTCACATTTTCAAATCAACCAATACTTGAGTATTATATTAACATGAAGGTGGCCTAAGTATATGCCCCAGGTGTAAcagtgcacaaagccctggaaaTGGactccagcactgcataaaccaagtACATGCTTGGAATACTAACACTTGAAAGCTAAGAAGCCGgagatcagtagttcaaggtccTCAGGCATGATGACATatactgcctttaatcccagcacatgggaagcagaggcaagagaatatTTGTGAATTTCAGGCTATCCAGGTCtttacaatgagaccctgtctcaaaaacaaaacaaacatacaaaaaacaaaaacaaaaaaaaccgtccaaggtcaacctcagctatACCACCCGGTGAGTTCAGGCTACCTTGGACTGTGAGACCttgattcaaaaaagaaaaaaggtaactATAAATCAAAGGCACAAGGGGAAGAACAACTGTCACGCTAAATGGATATACTGTGCCTatcaatttttctttctaaagaactGTACAggtagatggtggtggtggtgcgcgcctttaataccagcacttgggaggtgagttggtagacagcctggcctacagagtcaattccaggacaggttccaaagctacacagagaaaccttgtctctaaaaaacaaatagacaaaataaAGAACTTTATGTGTGCTATCAGTTTTAGTGAGAGAAGTATCCTGCAATGGGGGATGGTAAAAGACATGAaagaagagttaaaaaaaaagttaaaaaaaggaaagagtgatgtgggagtgtcatatcaatctgttgatttcattggttaagtaataaagaaactgcttgaccctcataggttaaaacataggtgggtggagtaaacagaacagaatgctgggaggaagaggaagtgagctcagactcgacagctctgctctctggagcagacaccatgctcccctctccccggcagaggcgatgaagctccgacccaggatggacataggctagaatcttcccggcaagcgctccttggggtgctacacacatgaatagaaatgggtcaagcagtgttgaaaagaatacagtttgtgtgtcattatttgggggcataagctagccaggcgaccatgagctggggcggcaggaacacagcccacagctcctactacaaaagaGAATAGACaaaggggtgagggtggggaggtgCATATCTTCCATCTGAGCACTCAGAGCACGCATCAAAAACCAGCATGGTTTACATAGTAAGAACCAacacagccagggctaaataaaatgataaaaaaacaaaaacaaaaacaaaaaacaaaaaaaatgggcatggtgggcacacctttaatctcagcaggaGGCAGGGATCAGAAGTAAAAGAATCTCagtaagtttgaggacagtcaggtctacatagggagttccagtaTAGTCAGAACTATATAGAGAGctcaaataaaaaatggaagaGGGCTTTTTTTTCCCCGACATCTTAGGGAGGCTGCAGTGGTCGTCGCCACTCTCCGAACATCATGCCGCCCAAGgatgacaagaagaagaaagatgccggAAAGTCGgccaaaaaagacaaagacccagtaAATAAGTCCGGTGGCAAGGCCAAAAAGAAGTGGTCCAAAGGCAAAGTTCGGGACAAGCTCAACAATCTAGTCCTGTTTGACAAGGCTACATACGACAAACTCTGTAAGGAAGTTCCCAACTATAAACTTATTACTCCAGCCGTGGTCTCTGAGAGACTGAAGATTCGCGGTTCCTTGGCCAGGGCAGCTCTTCAGGAGCTCCTTAGTAAAGGGCTTATCAAGCTGGTTTCAAAGCACAGAGCCCAAGTAATTTACACCAGAAACACAAAGGGTAGAGATGCCCCAGCTGCTGGTGAAGATGCATGAACAGGTTCAATCAGCTgtacatttggaaaaataaaactttattaaatcaaaaaaaaaaaaatggaagagggTGAATAAGAGGGGgtcaagagaaaggaagggaacaaATATAACCAAAACTAATTATACATATGTAAATGTCAAAGTCTACAATGTAAGTTGATATACGatagtaacatttaaaaataaaatcaatattcatTAAACAACAATCAAAACTAACCAACTAGAACCTTGTTTGAATATTATTAACTAACTAAGACAAAAGAGGGGTCATCCCAAATTTTGCACTAGACGATCATCATGTCCACACAACTTGGCCTGTTTTGGGTGTGTATAATGAATGCATGATATAGTGCTTCatggtttctctttctttatttttattccaggTATATTGATGTTTTGTccgcatttatgtctgtgtgagggtgtcagatctctgaGAACTGAAGTtagtgagctgtcatgtaggtgctgggtcctctggaagagaagccaagcCAGTGTTCTTCACCGTGGAGCCAGCTCTACAGCTCCCACACAATTTATTCTAAACAGTTCTCTCCAATCCCCACAgcaaagccaaccaaccaactacAGATGGAACCCTCTGAGATGACAAGCCAGAATAAAATTAGCCTCCATTAAGTTGATTTAGTCAGGTATTCTGTGAAAGCAAAAATGTATGACTAACACAAGAAAAAGTATTTGTTTCCCACTATATCAAGACTgcaaacaaaaatctcagaagttgggctgttgagatggctccCTAGTAGTGTTtactgatgacttgagtttgactcCACGACTCTCATGGATGCCACAAGTTGTCCTTTTACTTCCACATAATGGTATATGTGCAGATGCAAATTCACAAACAACAAATAAGCACagtcttttttgaaaaaaaaaaaaaatgtagaaaacccCTCAAAAATCTATTTGAAAGTAAGAAACTGTGGAAAAGAGATGGCTTCACACAACTAATTATTATCAAActtttctgaaaaataattatttttatttttagttatatacatttgtatgtgtAAGTGAATACCTTCGATGTGGGAGTCCACAGAACCTAAGAAAGAACAACTGAACCCTTGGAGCTGAACTTACCGGAAGCTTacagtgccaggaactgaacGCTGGTTCCTGTGGAAGAGTAACAAGCACTCTTGCCTACTAAACCATCACTTCAACTCTCCAGAAACATTCTTCAAATAGAAAGcatcaaaaacacaaaagaatgccAGGCACGTCTCACATCTGTAACTACAGCACTCTCATAGCAGAAGTAGGAGGAATTTTAAAATTAGGTTCAGGACCAGAccgtgcatatgcacatacacacacacaggtatgcgcgtgcgcacacgcacatacacacacggtaAGAAAGTAAGactaagaaaaatgaacaaaaaaaagaaagtatgtgtatatgtagatctttctttaagaaatcaaaaaCTCCAGTTCTCATAACCTATCCCTTCCTTTTCTGATATCAgtacacacaacaaataaaataaacaaaagcctaTGATACAAATCTATtaaattttgtgggttttttgcttgttttagacagggtctctctgtgtatccttggctgtcctggaacttactctgtagagcaggctggcgtcagagaatcacctgcctctgcctcctaaatgctgggactaaagatgtgtgccaccactgcccagctaagacttattaaattttaaggaaaattggTCCTTTAACACGTATTCTCAATGAAAAATAAGGAGGCTAGCTCAGTTGCTAGAATGCTTACCAAGCACACACAAGCACTGTGTATTACCATCAGCAGTATATAAAACAGGCTGTGTTGGCTATAATGGTCTGTAATCCCAttccccaggaggcagaggtaagagatCATCCTCGACTATACAACTATAATaacaatattattatattatatacaacGTCTGAGGACAGCCGGAAACATTAAAGACCATGCCACAGTAAATAAGCAAAGATTCAAAAgcagcaataaaagaaaataaattagggtGGCCATGgtgcacatgcctctaatccaaCTGTTTCAGGTTTGAAGTCACGTGGGATATGCAGtaagttttaggacagtcagagctacattaagagaagctgtctcaaaaaacaatgaaCAGCTAGCTACTGGTATCTATTACCTTACTCATTTTCCTAAGGCCTAACAAGATAGGACAAGCAAACACTCTCATTTCCATTTAAAGGTCAAGTGGAGACTATACATATACTAATGGGCAGATCTGGAAAGACCTTAGGTTTTTGGAAGTCTGGTCTGCAAATGTATAATGTAAGTAAAGATATGATGCAATTTTCTAGCAATAGGAAACTGCTACAATTTCATGTGTTTAGTGAGGACTGCAAAAAGAACACAAACTTGTTGACAGGTTTAACACCACTTTCTGTTGAGGGAGTAATAGGAGGAAAAGGTTCAGTActataaatattcaataaatatacCTCAATCCATAAAGCAATTCAGCCATGTTCACCTAGAGCTAGACCACCTATTAGCCAACATCATCTCTATCCATGAAGCTGTTTTTAAGGGTAACAAAGAGACTTTATCCTGCTATAAACGTTGGCtacttttgaaaatgttatgCACCCAGTTAGATCACaccaaaaatcaaaatttattctAAGTTCCCAAGTTTTCAACTGAAAGTAAATTATCCTTAAACCTGAAAAATCAGAGGAATCAAGTCTCCTAAGCAGGGTGATTTTGAGTAGTACAATAATCAAGTTCCTTAGCATGAACCCTTCTGTAGAAAAAGAACAGGTTAAATTACTTTTCTATTCTTCTGTCTACTGAACTCATAAGGAAAATTACTTCAAAaggacaaatgttttttttttctgttattgttctacttttattttgtggGGGGGGATTCCCaagaaatggtttctctgtgtagccctgaaactcactttgtagaccaggctgggcttgaactcacagtaatctGCCTGCGATGCCTCCAaactgctgggattagagatgtgaccaccactgaccagcctatttatatttttatcggTCCCTTTCTGTATATAAAACACCCTTTTTCATGGCATCATGATatacctgtggtcccagcacccaGTAGAGAGGAGGCTCACCATAATCTGGAAGCATGACTGAGTTCTGCTGAGTATAAGGGCAGCCTGCCTACTAAGAAAGACTGCctcaaaaattcaaacaaacCCAGAAACTTTGCTTGGAATATTGGAATGTTTATTCCCATTTTAGGGAATGAAGTACTTACTATACGACCTAAGGATTGAAAATAAGGCAAGCAGCTGGGCATAGTGCTCATGTTTGTAAcctgagaggcagacagacctctcctcagcctacacagtgagaatataaaataagtacTTGACAAAGGAATGATTGTGTATGTGATTTTGGGGGGTTACTGTGATGGTTTATTTCCTACTTACCATACTATGATGAGAAAATGTATTTCCTGAAGCAGGCTGTGATATGGCATTCTGCTTCGAATTACTGAACACCAGAGGCTGCGCCAAGGAAGGAGCCTGAGATGGATCCAGATTAGAGGAATCATTCTCCATTGAAGACGGTGTCTTCCCCAACAGAACAGCAAGGTCAATTCTAATTTGGGAGAGAAAGGGATCTTTATGAATAATGACTGAACATTCTGACATTTCCTGCATGAATCATGGTTATATCAATATGAAGGTTATTTTCTGATGCTAGAGTCTCAAAAGTTTTAATATGTTATGTTAACCAAAATAACTGAGGTATAAGGAGCCACTACAGCATTCAGGGAAATCCTACTAGTGCTTCCAATAACAAAAGTTAAACATTTAATTTACTGATAGcattaattaaatgaaatagcAATCTTCagaatttggtttttcttttttccttttgaaaaagggtctcactatatagtcagGCTTGCCTCAGtatcccaagtgttgagattataagCATGGGCCAAGATATATATCCAgctgcatttttgttgttgttctgtttttattttatttttttgagataaaaatTTGAGATGTAGCTctgattggcctcaaacttaagagatATACCTGCATTTGCctcctagtactcgggaggcagaggcaggcacattgctgtcattttgaggccagcctggtctacagagttccaggacaggctccaaagctacacagagaaaccctgtctcaaaaaaacaaacaaaaaacataaacaggccgggcggtggtggcgcacgcctttaatcccagcacttgggaggcagaggcaggcggatctctgtgagttcgagaccagcctggtctacagagctagttccaggacaggatccaaaaccacagagaaaccctgtctcgaaaaaccaaaaaaaaaaaaaaaacaaaaaaaaaaaaacaaaaaacaacaacaaacaaaaaaaataccaaaacaaaacaaaaaaaaagaaaaaagaaaagaaaaaactcaagacACTATCCAAGAAGCTTCTTTCAATAGCACCTGAGTTTATGCTCAAGTAGTGACCCAGGAAAATGTAAAGA encodes:
- the LOC130890118 gene encoding 40S ribosomal protein S25-like, translated to MPPKDDKKKKDAGKSAKKDKDPVNKSGGKAKKKWSKGKVRDKLNNLVLFDKATYDKLCKEVPNYKLITPAVVSERLKIRGSLARAALQELLSKGLIKLVSKHRAQVIYTRNTKGRDAPAAGEDA